One part of the Thermodesulfobacterium commune DSM 2178 genome encodes these proteins:
- the nuoH gene encoding NADH-quinone oxidoreductase subunit NuoH, giving the protein MEDLWSNLFWFLAGTVILLIVSLLHVAYLTYAERKIIARMQQRLGPNRVGPRGLLQPIADMLKLLTKEDIIPAQVDKPVFYIAPFISLVCAGTGIALVPLWENFVISNINVGLLFILALSSLSAYGVILSGWASNSRYAFLGGLRASAQVISYEIAMSLALLSVVLMAGSLNLGDIVRAQINSPFKVYLIPQLLGFFVFIVSAVAECNRTPFDLPEAETELVAGYFVEYSGMRFALFYLAEYFGMLVMSALAVTCFLGGWAGPFEVPYVPFFWFVVKVYALLFFYIWIRATLPRYRYDQLMDLGWKVLIPLGLINLFLTALIKLIF; this is encoded by the coding sequence ATGGAAGACCTTTGGTCCAATCTGTTTTGGTTTTTGGCAGGAACGGTGATCCTGCTTATAGTAAGCCTTTTACACGTAGCCTATCTTACCTACGCAGAAAGAAAGATCATTGCCAGGATGCAACAAAGGCTTGGACCTAACAGGGTAGGACCAAGAGGGCTTTTACAACCCATCGCTGACATGTTAAAACTGCTTACCAAGGAAGACATCATTCCTGCTCAGGTAGATAAGCCTGTATTTTATATCGCCCCTTTTATCTCTCTGGTTTGTGCTGGAACAGGGATAGCGTTGGTGCCTCTTTGGGAAAATTTTGTGATAAGCAACATAAACGTAGGTCTTTTGTTTATTCTGGCTTTAAGCTCTTTAAGTGCTTACGGAGTTATACTGTCAGGATGGGCTTCTAACTCAAGGTATGCCTTTTTAGGAGGGCTCAGAGCCAGTGCTCAGGTGATAAGCTATGAGATAGCAATGAGCCTTGCCCTTTTAAGCGTGGTTTTGATGGCAGGGTCCCTTAACCTCGGAGACATCGTAAGAGCTCAGATAAACTCACCTTTTAAGGTTTATCTTATCCCTCAGTTGCTCGGATTTTTTGTTTTTATCGTTTCAGCGGTAGCTGAGTGTAATCGCACTCCCTTTGATTTGCCTGAGGCAGAGACAGAGCTTGTTGCAGGGTATTTTGTAGAATACTCAGGAATGAGGTTTGCCCTTTTTTATCTGGCAGAATATTTTGGAATGCTTGTGATGAGTGCCCTTGCAGTTACTTGTTTTTTAGGTGGTTGGGCAGGGCCCTTTGAGGTTCCTTATGTTCCCTTTTTCTGGTTTGTGGTAAAGGTTTATGCCTTACTTTTCTTTTACATTTGGATAAGGGCTACCCTCCCAAGATATCGTTATGACCAACTTATGGACCTTGGTTGGAAGGTGCTTATCCCTCTTGGTTTGATAAACCTGTTTTTAACAGCCTTGATAAAACTGATTTTTTAG
- a CDS encoding NADH-quinone oxidoreductase subunit D produces MSLVLEVNKKQKGKDSWEEPFYLNMGPQHPSTHGVLRLFLELEGETIVNCDPIIGYLHRGIEKLAENLNYNQTIVLSDRLDYISSAANNVAFALAFEKLFKLEVPRRAKLIRTIVSEMARICSHLLWLATHALDIGAMTVFLYCFRDREWLLNIYERICGARLTHTYVRVGGVRRDFEPEVIEELYRFVEEFPKRITDYETLIDTNRIWLKRTKNIAVVSAEEAFNLGLTGPCLRGSGVPYDVRKFRPYDAYPEVEFEVPVGQNGDTYDRYKVRMRELRQSNWIIKQCLDKLSETEGEPVLTENAPDLLMPEKVREVSAQPHPKLGVMFKPKEKEIVPVGEAFASIESPKGELSVYVISDGSSKPWRLRIRTPSFVHISAIPHMTKGHMIADLVAIIGTLDIVLGDSDR; encoded by the coding sequence ATGTCTTTAGTTTTAGAGGTTAATAAAAAACAGAAAGGCAAAGACAGCTGGGAAGAGCCTTTTTATCTAAACATGGGTCCTCAGCACCCTTCTACTCACGGGGTTTTACGCCTTTTCCTTGAATTAGAAGGGGAAACCATCGTTAACTGCGACCCTATCATCGGGTATCTCCATAGAGGAATAGAAAAACTTGCAGAAAACCTTAACTACAACCAGACCATCGTTTTAAGTGACCGGTTAGACTATATTTCTTCTGCGGCAAACAACGTAGCCTTTGCCCTTGCCTTTGAAAAACTCTTCAAACTTGAGGTGCCAAGAAGGGCTAAGCTGATAAGAACGATTGTTTCGGAGATGGCAAGGATATGTAGTCATTTACTCTGGCTTGCAACCCATGCCCTTGATATAGGGGCGATGACTGTTTTCCTTTACTGTTTTAGGGACAGAGAATGGTTGTTAAACATTTATGAAAGGATTTGTGGGGCAAGGCTCACCCATACCTACGTTAGAGTAGGTGGGGTAAGAAGAGATTTTGAGCCTGAGGTTATAGAGGAACTCTATCGGTTTGTAGAGGAATTTCCTAAAAGGATTACCGACTACGAGACCTTGATCGATACCAACCGTATCTGGCTTAAACGAACCAAAAACATAGCGGTAGTTTCTGCTGAAGAGGCTTTTAACTTAGGGCTTACCGGTCCTTGTTTAAGGGGATCTGGTGTTCCTTATGATGTAAGAAAATTTAGACCCTATGATGCCTATCCTGAGGTAGAGTTTGAGGTTCCTGTAGGACAAAATGGAGATACTTACGATCGTTATAAAGTAAGGATGAGGGAGCTTCGTCAGTCTAACTGGATTATCAAACAGTGTTTAGACAAGCTATCTGAAACCGAAGGGGAGCCGGTGTTGACTGAAAATGCTCCTGACCTTCTTATGCCAGAAAAGGTGAGAGAAGTTTCTGCTCAACCCCATCCTAAGCTTGGAGTTATGTTTAAACCAAAAGAAAAAGAGATTGTCCCTGTAGGGGAGGCCTTTGCTTCCATAGAATCCCCTAAGGGTGAACTTTCGGTTTATGTGATAAGTGACGGTTCAAGTAAACCCTGGAGGCTTAGGATCAGGACTCCCTCTTTTGTACATATCTCTGCCATTCCTCATATGACAAAAGGGCATATGATTGCTGATCTGGTAGCCATTATAGGGACCCTTGACATAGTTTTAGGGGATTCTGACAGGTAA
- a CDS encoding NADH-quinone oxidoreductase subunit C codes for MGLYEELKVKFPEVVKESFLEVDGEVVVCNREGFLDLITWLKQEKGFIHLIDLCGVDYLGYKPKTFEERFEVVYHLFNLDERKLLRLKVRVPEEDPWQYSVTSLWKAANWFERECFDMFGIVFKGHPDLRRVLMPEDWKGYPLRKDYPLFSEEEDWEPYKALVEKYKRRG; via the coding sequence ATGGGACTTTATGAAGAGTTAAAGGTCAAGTTTCCAGAGGTAGTGAAAGAAAGTTTTCTGGAAGTTGACGGCGAAGTGGTGGTTTGCAATAGAGAAGGTTTTTTAGACCTCATAACCTGGCTTAAACAAGAAAAAGGTTTTATCCATCTGATAGACCTTTGTGGGGTTGACTACTTAGGATATAAACCTAAAACCTTTGAGGAAAGGTTTGAGGTGGTTTATCATCTTTTTAATTTAGATGAAAGAAAACTTTTAAGGTTAAAGGTTAGGGTTCCAGAAGAGGACCCCTGGCAGTATTCTGTAACCTCTCTATGGAAAGCGGCTAACTGGTTTGAGAGAGAGTGTTTTGATATGTTTGGGATAGTTTTTAAAGGTCATCCTGACTTGAGAAGGGTGCTTATGCCTGAAGACTGGAAGGGTTATCCTTTAAGAAAGGATTATCCTCTTTTCTCAGAGGAAGAAGACTGGGAACCATACAAGGCTTTGGTAGAAAAGTATAAGAGGAGAGGCTAA
- a CDS encoding NADH-quinone oxidoreductase subunit B, with product MGVEKSTIEIAPGVRQVPGAPVVVTTIDKVINWARAGSLWPLTFGLACCAIEMMATGASHYDLDRYGIIFRATPRQADLLIVAGTVTKKMAPIVRRVYDQMPEPKYVIAMGSCACSGGIFRTYSVAQGVDQFLPVDIYLPGCPPCPEALIYALLQLQEKIKKETKRWGYWR from the coding sequence ATGGGAGTAGAAAAATCTACCATAGAGATAGCACCTGGAGTAAGACAGGTTCCTGGAGCCCCTGTGGTGGTGACTACCATAGACAAAGTGATAAACTGGGCAAGAGCAGGGTCTTTGTGGCCTCTTACCTTTGGGCTTGCCTGCTGTGCCATAGAGATGATGGCAACTGGAGCCAGTCACTATGACCTTGACCGGTACGGTATAATCTTTAGAGCTACCCCTCGTCAGGCAGACCTTTTGATAGTGGCAGGTACGGTAACCAAAAAGATGGCTCCGATCGTAAGAAGGGTATATGACCAGATGCCAGAGCCTAAGTATGTGATTGCCATGGGAAGTTGTGCCTGCTCTGGGGGAATTTTTAGAACCTATTCAGTAGCTCAGGGGGTAGACCAGTTTTTACCGGTAGACATCTATCTACCTGGTTGCCCTCCCTGTCCTGAAGCCCTGATTTATGCGTTGTTGCAACTCCAGGAAAAGATTAAAAAAGAGACCAAAAGATGGGGTTACTGGAGATAG
- a CDS encoding NADH-quinone oxidoreductase subunit A produces the protein MSGYQGIFLFGFLLFLLGALLVIANNFFALRRFNPAKFKPYECGIDVSWDARIPLKVKFYLIAVIFLVFDVELVFLYPWAVVFEDLGWFGFVEIAVFVFLLLVAYVYAWREGALKWE, from the coding sequence ATGAGTGGATATCAAGGGATTTTTTTGTTTGGTTTTTTGCTTTTCCTTCTTGGGGCTTTATTGGTGATAGCTAACAATTTTTTTGCCTTAAGAAGGTTTAACCCTGCTAAGTTTAAACCTTATGAATGTGGGATAGATGTTTCGTGGGATGCAAGGATTCCGCTTAAGGTAAAGTTTTATTTGATAGCTGTGATTTTTTTGGTTTTTGATGTTGAGCTGGTTTTTCTTTATCCATGGGCAGTAGTTTTTGAAGACCTTGGTTGGTTTGGTTTTGTAGAAATCGCGGTTTTTGTGTTTTTGTTGTTGGTAGCCTATGTTTATGCCTGGAGAGAAGGAGCTTTAAAATGGGAGTAG
- a CDS encoding 4Fe-4S dicluster domain-containing protein → MKYKIKHYPERCSGCGECVKACAENHEGLSNCAIYEIEGKFYYFSCLQCKRPQCASVCPVGAIEREGEVVRLYPELCVGCRNCEEACPFGVPKFNKKTGRINKCDLCLERVKAGLLPYCVEACPNQALELVKETPKPKEEEK, encoded by the coding sequence ATGAAATATAAGATAAAGCATTATCCTGAACGTTGTTCTGGTTGTGGGGAATGTGTTAAGGCTTGTGCAGAAAATCATGAAGGATTGAGCAATTGTGCTATTTATGAGATAGAGGGCAAGTTTTACTATTTTTCATGTCTTCAGTGTAAAAGGCCTCAATGTGCGTCGGTGTGTCCTGTAGGTGCTATAGAAAGAGAAGGAGAGGTGGTAAGGCTTTATCCGGAGCTGTGTGTGGGATGCAGAAACTGTGAGGAGGCTTGCCCGTTTGGTGTGCCTAAGTTTAACAAAAAAACAGGCAGGATTAACAAGTGTGACCTTTGTTTAGAAAGGGTAAAGGCAGGTCTTTTACCTTATTGTGTAGAGGCTTGTCCTAATCAGGCTTTAGAGCTAGTTAAAGAAACTCCTAAACCTAAGGAGGAAGAAAAATAA
- a CDS encoding CoA-binding protein has product MTEQCSLPDYTDLSQEILEIPKKYKRLAIVGASHNPDRPSYQVMEYLLKEGFEVVPINPVREEILGKKVYPSLSQLPEELYPEVVIIFRKPEMVLPIVEEALALKPKVIWMQEGVINEEAKKLAEAHGIKVVMNKCFKKVHLIGKKMGQ; this is encoded by the coding sequence ATGACAGAACAGTGTAGTTTACCTGATTATACCGACCTTTCTCAAGAGATTTTAGAAATACCTAAGAAATACAAAAGATTGGCCATAGTAGGGGCAAGTCATAATCCAGATCGACCAAGCTATCAGGTAATGGAATATCTACTAAAAGAAGGTTTTGAAGTAGTCCCTATAAACCCGGTAAGGGAAGAAATCCTTGGGAAAAAGGTATATCCTTCTTTATCTCAACTCCCTGAAGAGCTTTATCCTGAAGTAGTGATTATTTTTAGAAAGCCTGAGATGGTTTTACCGATAGTAGAAGAGGCATTGGCTTTAAAACCTAAGGTGATCTGGATGCAAGAGGGGGTGATTAACGAAGAAGCTAAAAAACTTGCTGAGGCCCACGGGATAAAAGTGGTGATGAATAAATGTTTTAAAAAAGTCCATTTAATAGGCAAAAAGATGGGTCAATAG
- the tpiA gene encoding triose-phosphate isomerase: MKKVLLAGNWKMHKTLSEVKAYFEKFLKDLETIDLSAKEIMIAPPFTALAYSRKLTEGSPIKLGAQNACWEEKGAFTGEVSPLMLKELGVEYVIVGHSERRHIFGETNELVGKRAEGVFRFGLTPILCVGETLEERQQNKTLEVIKSQLEAGLNGIKEVGGRDLVIAYEPVWAIGTGITATPEQAEEVHGFIRDFLSGLYGKEKAETIRILYGGSVTPENIESLIKQPNIDGVLVGGASLDPDKFLKICAVAL, translated from the coding sequence ATGAAAAAGGTTCTTTTAGCTGGAAACTGGAAGATGCACAAAACTTTGTCTGAAGTAAAGGCCTATTTTGAGAAGTTTCTTAAAGACTTAGAAACAATAGACCTTTCAGCCAAAGAAATAATGATAGCTCCACCTTTTACAGCATTAGCTTACTCAAGAAAACTCACCGAGGGCTCACCGATAAAGTTAGGTGCGCAAAATGCTTGTTGGGAGGAAAAAGGGGCATTTACTGGAGAGGTTTCTCCTTTGATGCTTAAGGAATTAGGGGTTGAGTATGTGATAGTAGGCCATTCAGAAAGAAGACATATTTTCGGAGAAACCAATGAACTGGTAGGAAAAAGAGCAGAAGGCGTTTTTCGTTTTGGGCTGACCCCTATTCTTTGTGTTGGAGAAACCCTCGAAGAAAGACAGCAGAATAAAACCTTAGAGGTAATAAAATCACAATTAGAGGCAGGTTTAAACGGGATTAAAGAGGTGGGTGGAAGGGATCTGGTGATAGCTTATGAACCAGTTTGGGCTATAGGAACAGGAATTACCGCAACCCCTGAACAGGCTGAAGAAGTCCATGGTTTTATCAGAGATTTTCTTTCAGGTCTTTATGGAAAAGAGAAGGCAGAAACCATAAGAATCCTTTATGGAGGAAGTGTAACCCCTGAAAACATAGAAAGCCTTATCAAACAACCTAACATAGATGGGGTGTTGGTAGGTGGAGCTTCTTTAGACCCTGATAAGTTCTTAAAAATTTGTGCTGTAGCCCTTTAA
- a CDS encoding phosphoglycerate kinase, whose product MLKTLRDFDLKGKKVFIRVDFNVPLENGKILDDTRIVESLSTITHVLHSYGKVILCSHLGRPKGKRVPEFSLRPVYEYLKTVFKDREVKFLEDFLSPEAEKELENLKEGEILLLENIRFYEGETKNDPDFAKALAKFADIYINDAFSVSHRAHASVVGVPLLVKEKGIGFQMEKELKYLSKIVGKPERPFYAVVGGSKVSTKIGVLKSLLNKLDKLIIGGAMANTFLAAKGYSVGDSFVEEEYIEVAKEILKEAKEKEVKIYLPVDVVVENNGQVLAKGLREIVKEDKVFDIGKETVKLFCRSLDGAKTVVWNGPLGYFEKPPFDYGTVEIARKIASLTCTTIAGGGDTLSAIKYACVETGFSYVSTAGGAFLEYLEGKDLPGILALTK is encoded by the coding sequence ATGCTTAAAACCTTAAGGGATTTTGACCTTAAAGGTAAAAAGGTTTTTATAAGGGTTGATTTTAACGTCCCTTTAGAAAACGGCAAAATTTTAGACGATACTCGTATAGTAGAAAGCCTTTCTACCATTACCCATGTGTTGCATTCCTATGGTAAGGTTATCCTTTGTTCTCATTTAGGAAGACCTAAGGGAAAAAGAGTGCCTGAATTTTCTTTAAGGCCTGTTTATGAATATTTGAAAACGGTTTTTAAAGACAGAGAGGTCAAGTTTTTAGAGGATTTTTTGAGTCCTGAGGCAGAAAAAGAACTCGAAAACCTGAAAGAAGGGGAGATTTTGCTTTTAGAAAACATAAGATTTTACGAGGGAGAAACCAAAAACGACCCTGATTTTGCCAAGGCTTTAGCCAAGTTTGCAGACATCTACATCAACGATGCTTTTTCTGTCTCCCACAGGGCGCATGCCTCTGTGGTAGGTGTTCCTCTTTTGGTTAAAGAAAAGGGGATTGGTTTTCAGATGGAAAAGGAACTGAAATATCTTTCCAAGATTGTAGGAAAGCCTGAAAGGCCTTTTTATGCGGTAGTAGGAGGAAGTAAGGTTTCCACCAAAATAGGGGTTTTAAAGAGCTTACTTAACAAGCTTGACAAGCTTATCATCGGTGGGGCGATGGCCAACACCTTTCTTGCAGCCAAAGGGTATTCTGTAGGAGATTCTTTTGTAGAAGAAGAATACATAGAGGTGGCAAAGGAAATTCTTAAAGAAGCTAAGGAAAAGGAGGTTAAAATTTATTTACCGGTAGATGTAGTGGTTGAAAACAACGGACAGGTTTTAGCTAAGGGCTTAAGGGAAATCGTTAAAGAAGATAAGGTGTTTGACATAGGAAAGGAGACGGTAAAACTTTTCTGCAGAAGCCTTGATGGAGCTAAAACTGTGGTCTGGAACGGACCTTTAGGGTATTTCGAAAAGCCACCTTTTGACTATGGAACTGTCGAGATAGCCAGAAAGATTGCCTCTCTTACCTGTACCACCATAGCAGGGGGAGGAGATACCCTTTCTGCCATAAAATATGCCTGCGTAGAAACAGGATTTTCCTATGTTTCTACCGCAGGTGGGGCCTTTTTAGAGTATTTAGAAGGAAAAGACCTGCCAGGAATTTTAGCTTTAACGAAGTAA
- the ribH gene encoding 6,7-dimethyl-8-ribityllumazine synthase: MNYKVLEGFFEGEDVKVGIVISRFNVFITQKLLEGALDVLKRHKVKEENIYVAWVPGAFEIPLVAKKLAKTQKFDAVICLGAIIRGATPHFEYVAAEASKGVAQVMLETEIPIIFGILTTDTIEQAIERAGTKAGNKGAEAALSALEMINLLKKINQV, from the coding sequence ATGAACTATAAAGTTTTAGAGGGGTTTTTTGAGGGAGAAGACGTCAAAGTAGGTATAGTGATCAGCCGTTTTAACGTGTTTATTACCCAAAAACTTTTAGAAGGTGCATTAGATGTGCTAAAAAGACACAAGGTAAAAGAGGAAAATATCTATGTAGCCTGGGTGCCAGGGGCTTTTGAAATTCCTCTTGTGGCTAAAAAGCTTGCAAAGACCCAGAAGTTTGACGCAGTCATTTGTTTAGGGGCTATCATAAGAGGAGCTACCCCTCATTTTGAATACGTAGCCGCTGAAGCTTCAAAAGGGGTAGCTCAGGTGATGTTAGAAACGGAAATCCCTATTATCTTTGGTATCCTTACTACAGACACGATAGAGCAGGCGATAGAAAGAGCTGGCACCAAAGCCGGTAATAAAGGGGCTGAGGCTGCTCTAAGTGCCCTTGAGATGATAAACCTTTTAAAAAAGATAAACCAGGTTTAA
- a CDS encoding FtsB family cell division protein: MEEVERVRRENVYYEGEIKRLTSSDEPYEEILRTKYGYIKEGEKIIIYSSPQAKEEKKP; encoded by the coding sequence ATGGAAGAGGTGGAACGAGTCAGAAGAGAAAATGTATATTATGAAGGTGAAATTAAAAGGTTAACCTCTTCTGATGAGCCTTATGAAGAGATCTTACGGACTAAATATGGATACATAAAAGAAGGAGAAAAAATCATCATCTATTCTTCTCCTCAGGCAAAGGAAGAAAAAAAACCTTAA